A DNA window from Undibacterium sp. YM2 contains the following coding sequences:
- a CDS encoding LysR family transcriptional regulator → MIEKLEINHLRTLDALYKFENLSAAAEYLNVSQQAVSLQLKKLRDILSDQLFVRTGHGVVATPYAKLIQPHVRQVLMHLNEIPLPGSVTPANTARTLVISATDYTQKIIVGELINELRISAPGVKIIVINIESANLIQKMHQGEIDLTLTSNGYVPAGLVSDAIFTERYVCVSANKDIVFDDYLPLERLVDYDFVVTSPGIASFKGSADSWFEQQKLRRKVQVSVPSFFMAQEYLKQSGMVGFLPSRLMPCAGLFEIPLKKYPPGYEVVAAYHPSARNDAFMVWLLDKIKKKFSPAT, encoded by the coding sequence ATGATAGAAAAGCTGGAAATAAATCATCTCAGAACCCTCGATGCCCTGTACAAGTTTGAGAACCTGTCGGCAGCGGCAGAATATCTGAACGTCTCGCAGCAGGCCGTCAGCCTGCAGCTTAAAAAATTGAGGGATATCCTCAGTGACCAGCTCTTTGTCAGGACGGGTCATGGTGTTGTCGCCACGCCGTATGCAAAACTGATACAGCCGCATGTCCGCCAGGTATTGATGCATCTCAATGAGATACCCTTGCCTGGCTCAGTCACTCCGGCAAATACCGCAAGAACCCTGGTCATCTCTGCCACTGACTATACGCAAAAAATCATCGTTGGGGAGCTGATCAATGAACTAAGAATTTCTGCACCCGGGGTAAAAATCATTGTCATCAATATCGAGAGTGCGAACCTGATCCAGAAGATGCACCAAGGTGAGATAGATCTGACGCTGACATCGAATGGCTATGTGCCTGCGGGCCTCGTGTCAGATGCGATTTTCACGGAAAGATATGTCTGCGTATCCGCCAACAAAGACATTGTCTTTGATGATTATTTGCCGCTGGAACGCCTGGTCGACTATGACTTCGTCGTGACATCACCCGGCATCGCCAGCTTCAAAGGCTCGGCAGACAGCTGGTTTGAACAACAGAAGCTGCGCCGCAAGGTGCAGGTATCCGTACCCTCTTTTTTCATGGCGCAGGAATATTTAAAGCAATCAGGCATGGTCGGCTTTTTACCATCGCGCCTGATGCCATGTGCTGGCCTGTTTGAAATACCACTCAAGAAATATCCACCAGGATATGAAGTCGTTGCCGCCTACCACCCCAGCGCCAGGAACGATGCCTTCATGGTATGGCTGCTGGACAAGATAAAGAAAAAATTCTCGCCAGCCACATAA
- a CDS encoding RidA family protein, giving the protein MTIKKINPASLYDGAPFGMSQAAIDTESRLVFISGQVDWDSSYQVKNKDIAAQAEGAIKNLLAVLEAANSSVANILQLRVYVRGELADHMEKVVPVLLAYLGTSRPALTGIGVTSLATVDTLIEIEAVAKLNSAQ; this is encoded by the coding sequence ATGACCATCAAGAAAATCAATCCTGCCAGCTTGTATGACGGTGCGCCATTCGGCATGTCGCAGGCAGCAATAGACACCGAAAGCCGCCTGGTGTTTATCTCAGGCCAGGTCGATTGGGACAGCAGCTATCAGGTCAAAAATAAAGACATCGCAGCACAGGCAGAAGGTGCAATCAAAAACCTGCTGGCCGTGCTGGAAGCAGCAAATTCCTCCGTCGCCAATATCCTGCAACTACGCGTCTATGTCAGGGGCGAACTTGCGGACCACATGGAGAAGGTGGTACCTGTGCTGCTGGCATACCTGGGCACATCACGCCCGGCATTAACCGGTATCGGTGTCACATCTTTGGCGACGGTGGATACCCTGATAGAGATTGAAGCTGTGGCAAAGTTGAATTCTGCGCAGTGA